The region ATATTGAAGGAAAGACCATTCTCTAAACCGAGTCAAGATTTCATGTTAATAGCCGGTATATCTTATACTAGGACTACACATGGGTCAGATTTGGCTTGGTTCGAGATGTTTTTACGACCCGTTATAATTAGATCAGCTTGAAATTTTTTAACCTAACCcgtaaaaaatataaatttataatccAACCTTACCCATTGTACATCAGTTTAGGTCGGTTTGAATGagttgaaattttataaaaaaaaatagttTCAGTACTAGATATTATCGGTcatatttaaatttgtaaataaGGTAAAATGCGTATAACTTACAATTACAATACAATTATAATagtaatatttatatttaattaatattgTAATTTTAGTAATGCATATTATCGTAAATAATATGCACACTCATTAAATGTAACCATATATTCATAAACGAAGATAAATATGCAAGTATAGGACCTGTTTGGCTAATCGTTAAGTGAGCTTATCTACTTATAAGTTCTTTATAACTTATTGATGAGTGTTTGCCGACCTAACTTCtaagttgaatttataacttataaactgataagttgaatgttagtaacgtcatattttttctcaacttattttgattttttatttttttattaactttggttttagtaaatatattttttaatgtGAATTTAACTTAAAATTCACGAATTAAGATgactatatttaaaaaaattcattttacttcatttaaataaaataaaattatgacttataagtaaaattattcaaacacttacataacttataagtatttatctacttatcacttataagttatttaatcattttaagttataagttacttatttttaGATTTTCTAAACGGgcatattaaattaaataaataaaactttagcatatAATTTAGCTATGTTTATAAGATATTGGATGtgagaaaaataaaataaaatatacaactcttttaaaatatcaaatattatAGTACTAACACAAAAAAAACATATAAGAAAAGACTAAGATACATatcaaatttaaaaaataatataaaattaaaaatgataTATTAATAAATTCGATTGAGTAAGTTAAGAGTAAAAAAATTGGTTAACCGGACGCAATCCATTTATATTCGGATTGAATAAGTAACAAATCATTAAACATTATTAGAATGTAGATAGCAAAGCAATGGGCCCATCTTGAGGGCGGAAAACATTAGCAAACAGTCCTTGTGACTTGTGGGCCATCTGCATCCACACTAGATAAAAAAAGGTTGGCAGGCCTAAAAGATCCACATAAAGATAAAATCATATGATACGGTATGCAAGTAGTGCTTGGAAAGTTTGTTGAGAAAACAAACGAGAGGTGGTGTTGATTCAAGATTGTGATGGAACTTGAAAGCGGCGTTTTCATATTCACACTTCATTTTAATAATCTTCACGGGATTTTTCAACACGCGGTGCCACACAAATTAGTCGATGTGTGTTTTTATGCAAAAGTAGCTTAAATTAGGGGAAACTAACCAAACAGTTAACATTCACACACACCACCCATTCATACCTAAAAATGAAATTGTCCCAATGTCTCGTATTTTtatcaataatttttttattaataaaaatgaattttttttttgcGTTAATATGAATGAAAAAATATGAATCAAATGAATGAAATAATGTGGGTATCACTTAAGAATATGTCTAAGAAATTTTTGGGAATATATAACATTGCTTTTAATTAAATCCTTTCTCGACTTGAAACTTATTATAAATGTATTCCTCTGATTTTTGTTATTTGATATTTTTCATTTTTGACATGTATTTATGTATTTTGagaaattaatataatttttttgtaggaataaaaataaaagaaaaatgactAAAAGTaagaataataaaaataataagtgaagaGGGCAACAGAACACAAACTGACATTAATGAGCATGGAGTCGAAGACCGAGTCCAAGTCTCCTTTTTAATGAATTCACATCTCCTGTCCAGATGCACCAGAGTGACAATGGTACAAGCAAACATTAATCTATATAAAATCACTTGCAGCTTTCACACGCGTTTTTAGCTAAGAAATTCCAAGTTATTTTTGAATGTGTGAAATGAACtaataataattttcaataaGTCTTTCCACAATTTCCACCTTCATGTTAATTTAATACTCCTTCACTAATGGTAAACATAATAATTGACCCCTACTTATGCTCCACTACCCACAGTTGTACACTAATATTTCTGGTCATCATTTCTAAACTCCTCAAAAAActagaaagaatattaaatatccTAATATTTTAAGATAAATCGTAAACAATATTATGTTGAATTGTTTGAATAATATTAACAATTTAATGAGACGGACAAACATGCAAATAAAAAACATATCTGACAAGTAGAACCAGAAAATATACATATAAATTGTGGAAAGATATGATAGTAGATCTGTAGATGAATACATTTATGATTCTAGTAGCACAAGAAAATTCCACACTTAAATTCATTGTATAACCCACTCAGACATCCCCCAAACTACCTCCCCAGTCTCCCTTTCTCACACACAACATTACCACAATTTGACTCCCTGTATTCACAATTTTACATACATTTTCATATCTATAACATCCACAACTCATTATTTGTGAGCCAGGCAGGGCTCAAAAACAAAAAAACACACAAGCTGAACAAAACAAAATGACCATCAACCAAACTCTACTCTTCTTACCAATCTTCTTACTCTTCATTCTCACAACAACTAATGCACAGCCCTTCAGCTGCAAAGCATCATCCAAATGCACCTCCATGATCGACTACGTATCCCCCAACGACACCACCATCTCTAACATCACATCTCTTTTCGGAATTTCCAAAAATCTCCTCTCCTACCTCGGCGCCAACAACTTACCTCCCACTACACTGCCATCTTTTCCCATAAAAGCCAAACAAACAGTTAAAATTCCATTCCCCTGTAAATGCGCCAATGGAACAGGAACTTCAGATGGTGTTCCCGTCTACAAAGTAGTCCCTGATGACGGCCTTTTTCATATCGCGTCTGAAGTTTTTGGTGGATTAGTCCTGTATCAACAGATACAGACTGCGAATAACATTTCTGATCCTAACAAGATTTTGATAGGACAGGAGCTGAAAATTCCTTTGCCGTGTAGCTGTGACGAGGTTGATGATGAGCCTGTGATTCATTACGGACATATTGTAACTGTGGGGAGCTCGGTGGAGGGGATTGCTAAGCAATTCGATACTACTCAGGAGACTTTGTTGAAGCTTAATGCTCTGCCAGCTCCTGCTGATCTCAAGGCTGGCGCTGTGCTTGATGTCCCTCTTAAAGGTACTTATACATAAAATTTACATCATTTGTTAACTCAGCTGAgaagttcaacttttattcatcTATGATGCATATGTTCTTAAGCTTTAATTGAATATGAAACTGAAGAGTTTATAGCGGAAGACTTACCTTACGCTACATTTGTAGACTAAATTGGGTTTTCCGTGTAGTCGGAAACCCCAACTTTTAAATTCCGGTAACAATTGACTGTAAGGTGGATCCTATATAGTCAAAATAACACATAACATACCCTCCGCGACATATTGTCGTGCAAAGGTGATTCCGCTGCAAATTGTAGTCCTAGGCCTCTTACTCTAGATTTTCTGGCCAAAGGTAAGACTTCATCTCACCGCCCATTCAAGGTAGTGGTTTGCTAAAATGAAGTTCCTATCCACAACTACAGTTCACCATATTAGTATATATTTAAAGGTAGGTAGGAGAGAAAAATTATTATGAGCATATATTCTCTGTTATGCAGCATATTCCACCAACATATTCTCTCCGTGATTATAATGCTCATCATCTCAAATTCAACCATAAAAGACTAtataatttatgaattttaatatattatatctGATTTTGATTTTACACGAATTCTAGATAAAATGTCGTAGAGTTGATGAAGAGTTTTTAGGATTTAAATATAATCCTTCAAAATCTTATTAATTATGGTGGGATTTCAAAAACCATAAAATATATTAAACAA is a window of Apium graveolens cultivar Ventura chromosome 11, ASM990537v1, whole genome shotgun sequence DNA encoding:
- the LOC141697000 gene encoding lysM domain-containing GPI-anchored protein 2, which translates into the protein MTINQTLLFLPIFLLFILTTTNAQPFSCKASSKCTSMIDYVSPNDTTISNITSLFGISKNLLSYLGANNLPPTTLPSFPIKAKQTVKIPFPCKCANGTGTSDGVPVYKVVPDDGLFHIASEVFGGLVLYQQIQTANNISDPNKILIGQELKIPLPCSCDEVDDEPVIHYGHIVTVGSSVEGIAKQFDTTQETLLKLNALPAPADLKAGAVLDVPLKACKSSILPTSRDYPLLVSNGSYVYTAGNCVQCKCDAANNYTLQCEPSTMKSSIWPSCPNTQCGRVFLGNGTSSGCSSTTCAYQGYDNQKILTNLTTVSTCATSSPPSSATNISSLGWRWNFLLVAVQLVLLSLHLLQ